One window from the genome of Anopheles merus strain MAF chromosome 3R, AmerM5.1, whole genome shotgun sequence encodes:
- the LOC121596803 gene encoding brain tumor protein translates to MATSPTPSLDSLPGASNSIGSFGEPADYLSDSPLTTLSGGSGTTGSSPPASDSAICDDFATSSSLESAQSNNGSSESLFPRCTGCKSKQSDAVAKCMDCDNFLCANCVTAHQFMHCFDGHSVYRITGGSLGSVVGGGGGVNTFGSIGSLANGTMAANTVTTTAPTTPTLGGLLGGCLDGTGLLAGSILGGGMGGKMLQMGGFDSAHPRLSTLNLTIKDDASSLVKSIMNNVITPPTSNSAPGSGSNINNGNGTGNNNGNNNNNSSSNSSSSSSSSSSSSSSTSSSSGGNGNSLLNQVNSQLSAVMQPSTGLGTDLLLSNGLGSGGGGGGILGGLLSNGSIGSGLGGGLLGGNNKPNYFCKRHPSELLKFYCRTCSVPVCKDCMLLDHPNGLHDCEHNSDTTPKQIESLLHTVSEVRAKAQDLRSLIKNVEHSGQRIQLQYHKAQNEIEDTHQFYRSMVDERKAELQKELENFYNAKTVSQSELLNRSQDHVDKMLQSCEFVERLTKCAGPSETIMLRKFMENKLMLFPAITHDLQASYELEFVSNYQAIQIGVRNTYGYIRSNADLSSVTTKQPPIARPTSTTNGGSLLGGNRSASPSNSSTGSMNLMSHHHMRNGDGLMNGGSGGAHLLDHHSHQRHQQHQQHQQQHQQRSFGGSLVNGGGHGVNGGGLSTSPLSGCGTGSSMVNGLSAAFDTTNLISKRFNSANSLGPFVGEPSIGQPIGNAYEKWSNGGATDLFNNLSDQYTIPLNSIGGGGGGGGSSGAGGQQDPSAAMIDLTAKLMSSSMFPPKSQIKRQKMIYHCKFGEFGVMEGQFTEPSGVAVNAQNDIIVADTNNHRIQIFDKEGRFKFQFGECGKRDGQLLYPNRVAVVRTSGDIIVTERSPTHQIQIYNQYGQFVRKFGANILQHPRGVTVDSKGRIVVVECKVMRVIIFDQSGNVLQKFGCSKHLEFPNGVVVNDKQEIFISDNRAHCVKVFNYEGQFLRQIGGEGVTNYPIGVGINASGEILIADNHNNFNLTIFTQDGQLVSAMESKVKHAQCFDVALMDDGSVVLASKDYRLYIYRYVQVPPIGL, encoded by the coding sequence ATGGCCACATCACCCACACCATCCTTAGATTCGCTACCGGGTGCATCCAATTCCATCGGTTCGTTCGGTGAACCCGCTGACTACCTGTCGGACTCTCCGCTAACAACGCTGAGTGGTGGCTCTGGCACAACCGGTTCCTCCCCGCCGGCCAGCGATTCGGCGATCTGCGACGACTTTGCGACTTCCTCCAGCCTTGAGTCCGCCCAGTCGAACAACGGTTCGTCGGAATCGCTGTTTCCGCGCTGCACCGGCTGCAAAAGCAAGCAATCGGATGCGGTAGCCAAATGTATGGACTGCGACAACTTTCTGTGCGCTAACTGCGTTACCGCACACCAGTTTATGCACTGTTTCGACGGCCACTCAGTTTACCGTATTACGGGCGGCAGTTTGGGCAGTGTTgttggcggcggcggtggtgtcAACACGTTCGGCTCTATCGGATCCCTGGCCAACGGGACGATGGCGGCCAACACGGTCACCACGACTGCTCCGACCACGCCAACGCTGGGCGGATTGCTGGGAGGCTGCCTCGATGGGACCGGTCTGCTTGCCGGCAGCATTCTGGGCGGCGGCATGGGCGGCAAAATGCTCCAGATGGGAGGCTTCGATTCGGCCCATCCGCGGCTCAGCACGCTCAATCTGACCATCAAGGACGATGCTAGCAGCCTGGTAAAATCTATCATGAACAATGTGATAACGCCCCCGACTTCTAACAGTGCCCCTGGTAGTggcagcaacatcaacaatgGCAACGGTACTGGCAACAAtaacggcaacaacaacaacaacagcagcagtaatagcagcagtagcagtagtagcagcagcagtagcagcagcagcacaagcagcagcagtggtggaAATGGCAACAGCTTGCTGAATCAGGTCAACAGTCAGCTTTCGGCCGTGATGCAGCCATCAACCGGCTTGGGAACGGATTTGCTGCTCTCGAACGGCcttggcagtggtggtggaggtggtgggaTACTTGGTGGGTTGTTGAGCAACGGCAGCATTGGATCCGGGCTGGGCGGTGGTCTGCTGGGCGGAAACAATAAACCGAACTACTTCTGCAAGCGCCATCCCAGCGAGCTGCTCAAGTTCTATTGCCGCACGTGCAGCGTTCCGGTGTGCAAGGACTGTATGCTGCTGGACCATCCGAATGGGCTGCACGATTGCGAACACAACAGTGACACTACGCCGAAGCAGATTGAAAGCTTGCTGCACACCGTGTCGGAAGTGCGCGCCAAGGCACAGGACCTTCGATCGCTGATCAAGAACGTCGAGCACAGCGGCCAGCGTATCCAGCTGCAGTATCACAAGGCGCAGAATGAGATCGAAGATACGCACCAGTTCTATCGCTCGATGGTGGATGAGCGTAAGGCGGAGCTGCAGAAGGAGCTGGAAAATTTCTACAACGCAAAGACCGTCTCCCAGTCGGAGCTGCTCAATCGCAGCCAGGACCATGTGGACAAGATGCTGCAGAGTTGCGAATTCGTCGAGCGTCTAACGAAATGTGCCGGCCCCTCCGAGACGATCATGCTGCGCAAGTTCATGGAAAACAAGCTGATGCTCTTCCCCGCGATCACACACGACCTGCAGGCTTCGTACGAGCTGGAGTTTGTTTCCAACTATCAGGCGATCCAGATCGGTGTCCGTAACACCTACGGCTACATTCGCTCAAATGCAGACCTGTCCAGTGTCACGACGAAACAGCCACCCATTGCACGTCCCACCTCAACTACTAATGGAGGTTCTCTGCTCGGAGGCAATCGCAGTGCCAGCCCATCCAACAGCAGTACCGGCAGCATGAATTTGATGTCTCACCATCATATGAGGAACGGCGATGGTCTCATGAACGGTGGCAGTGGTGGAGCACATCTGCTCGACCATCACTCGCACCAGcgccatcagcagcatcagcagcatcagcaacagcatcagcagcgaTCCTTCGGTGGTTCTTTGGTGAACGGTGGTGGCCACGGTGTGAACGGTGGTGGATTATCGACGTCTCCCCTGAGCGGGTGCGGTACAGGATCCAGCATGGTCAATGGACTGTCGGCAGCTTTCGATACAACGAACCTGATCTCCAAGCGGTTCAACAGTGCTAACAGCCTCGGTCCATTCGTTGGAGAGCCATCGATTGGGCAGCCTATTGGCAATGCGTACGAAAAGTGGAGCAACGGAGGTGCAACTGATCTGTTCAACAACCTCTCTGATCAGTACACTATTCCACTGAATTCTATTGGCGGTggaggcggtggtggcggtagtTCGGGTGCCGGTGGACAGCAAGACCCATCGGCAGCGATGATCGACCTTACGGCGAAGCTGATGTCAAGTTCAATGTTCCCGCCCAAGAGCCAAATCAAGCGTCAAAAGATGATCTATCACTGCAAGTTCGGCGAGTTCGGCGTGATGGAAGGCCAATTCACCGAGCCGAGCGGTGTGGCGGTAAATGCACAGAACGACATCATCGTCGCCGACACCAACAACCATCGGATACAGATCTTTGATAAGGAGGGTCGCTTCAAGTTCCAGTTTGGCGAATGCGGCAAGCGGGACGGTCAGCTGCTCTATCCGAACCGTGTAGCCGTTGTGCGTACGTCCGGTGACATCATCGTGACGGAGCGCTCGCCGACGCACCAAATTCAGATCTACAACCAGTACGGCCAGTTTGTGCGCAAGTTCGGCGCTAACATCCTGCAGCATCCGCGCGGCGTTACCGTGGACAGCAAGGGCCGTATCGTTGTCGTGGAATGCAAGGTGATGCGTGTCATCATCTTCGACCAGTCCGGCAATGTGCTGCAGAAGTTTGGTTGCAGCAAGCATCTCGAGTTCCCGAACGGGGTCGTAGTCAACGACAAGCAGGAGATCTTCATCAGCGACAATCGAGCACATTGCGTGAAGGTGTTCAACTACGAGGGTCAGTTCCTGCGGCAGATCGGTGGCGAGGGTGTCACCAACTACCCGATTGGCGTAGGCATTAATGCCAGTGGCGAAATCCTTATCGCGGACAATCACAACAACTTCAACCTGACCATCTTCACACAAGACGGGCAGCTGGTATCAGCCATGGAGAGTAAGGTGAAGCACGCCCAGTGCTTCGATGTGGCCCTCATGGACGACGGCAGCGTGGTGCTAGCGAGCAAGGACTACCGGTTGTACATCTACCGGTACGTGCAGGTGCCTCCGATCGGTCTGTAA